GACAGATATATAAGACTCAGAATATCTCAAAGGTACCGGTAACATCCTATTTTTTATTCTGGGTAGTGAGTATAAAAAatccatttattatttaaatttcatgtgcatgtgtatatgtattcttCTGTATGTATGtcatatttcacaataaaagttTTTGTTAGAAATCAATCTCtagttttttattatattaaacctatttttgttatcattttaTCCTCCTGCCCCATAGAAGTCTGCCTGTAGTAGAAGAGGAAGAAGCCAATACAGAGGCAGAAATTGGGATAAGAAAAACAGGGACAATACAAAAGAGTTCTTTTGTACTGAAATTGACTGGCTGAGGTTAGCACTACTTTAAactttttatactatattttttttattctagTTTGAATGAGGTTCCTGTCACTGAATATCAAGGATCCTGAAtaacagccttaaaaaagaaggaaactttgTCATTTGCGACAACCAGggtgaatctggaggacattatattaagtgaaagaaaccagacacagaaagacaaatacccaTGACTTCACtcaaatgtggaatctaaaaaagttgaacttgtAGAAGCAGACAGTAGAATGGTGGGCTGGGATGGCAGgataccaggggctgggggtggcagggtgacagaggagatgttggtcaaaggatacaaaacttCAGTTAGATAAGAGGAATAGATTCAAGGAATCTATTGTGCAACacggtgattatagttaataacaatgtatcgTATTGTTGAAAAtcactaagagagtagattttaagccttctcaccacaaaaaatgacaAGTATGTGAGGTAACACACGTGTTAACTAACattatttagccattccacaaagtacacatatttcaaaacatcatgttgtacatgataaatatatacaatttttgtcaattaaaaaacaaaagaatcccGAATTATCTTTTGTGTTTACTTGTGCATTATTTCTCTCTCCCACTACACTAAAAATTTCATAAAAGCAGAGGCTATTATCTCCCTTGTTCATCTCCAAATTCCCAGTGGCCTAACACAATGCCCGGCATATAAGCACTtcttacatatttgttgaatgaataataaacAACCTAATTAAAATTGCACTCATGACACTTTTGTAATTGTTTATTAGTGTCTATACATCGTTCAGTATGGTGGTATTATTATATCATTAGTACCTAGCAAAATGCCTAGTACGTGATGGGTactgaataaattaatattaaatgcaTACACAGGAACAATTTTTCTCTGCAATGCAATCTCTATTTCAAACTGTCCTTCATTCGAAAGTCAGAGGAAATAACCTTTAGAATTAATTTGATGTTTACATCCACCTGCTTAAAATCTTCcagtaaaaataatagtaattgtaCGGTGCTCACTACAGGATCAGGCACTATTCTGAGTGCTTTTTCACATAATAATTCCTTTAATCCCACAACAACTCTATGGAGGTGAAATTAtccttattttgcagatgaggaaactgagacacagagaagttaagtaacttgcctaacaTTATACAGCTATTGGTGGTACAGTCAGAATTGAAATCTGTAATCTGGTTCTACAGACAATGCTCTTGACCATATTACTATAATCCTTCAGTGGTTCTGTGCAGCCTAAGGGGTAAAATTCAAAATCCTTAGGGTGCAAATGAGGCTCATCACAATCTCATCCCCAGTGTCTTTTTCCACCACTCTGTTCCGAATCCTAGGCTCCAAACATTATAACATTTTTACTGAATATATTGCTTCCTTTCATAGCCACAAGCCTTTGAACATGAGATGTCCTTTGTTCTCTTTCTTCCCGACAAACTTCTCTTCATTTCTTAAAACCCAGTTCAAAATGCCTTCTCTGTGAAGCCCTCCTCAATTCAGCCTTTTTTGTCTGCACGTCTTCAACTTTGTGAGCTCTTATCATATGATGTTGTACTTATttagtttatgtatttttcttctctactgATTTTGAGCTCATCTAGGGCTGGGCTCATATCTTAGTTGTTTATATAGCCTCAGTGGCAAAACTAGTGCTGATGTATATAAAGTACTCaacaaatgtgtttgtttttgagacagggtcgtctcgctgtcacctaggctggagtgcagtagcgcagtcatagctcactgcaacttcaaactcctgtacttaaaggatcctcctgcctcagcctcctgaacaactaggactacaggcatgagccactacatccaactacttttttatttttaaaatttttatagagatggggtctcgctatgttgcctgggctggtttccagttcctgggctcaagcaatcctcccgcccttggattcccaaagttctgggattgcaggcgtaagcTGCCATGGCCAGCcagcaaatgtttgttaaatCAATGAACACCGAGTACAACTTGAGTTGAATACTCAAGATATATAGTGAAACTTTGACAACCTATCAGTTTGTCACTATTTATCTATCTACAAAACAAACACTGTTTTGCTTAGCTATTGCAGTTTTAGTGtctgcctttttttcctttgttcatttAGCATTGTGTTGACACTTACCATATCACACAAAGTTAATTAGGTGTCTGCCTTTCTCACTTGTACTACACATATACCTTGAAGGTAGGTGCCATATCTTACTATCTTCAATAAAGGGGCCCAGAGGAACTTGGAATATAGTAAAGGCTTAGTACATCATTGTCAAAGTGAATTTAATTTCAGTTGGTATGGTTAGGCTATCTGGAGTATCTCTTATCTCCAGATCTTTTTCCTTTGACAAGCCTGGTAattttgctttcagtttttcttatgCCATTTATCTTTATCCCTATAGCAATCCCAATATGTGGAATGTAGGTTGTTGGGCTAGAGATATGAAGAAACAACTGTAGAAGGTGATATATTTTCACTTAGCTTTTCAGTTTTCCTATAGTATAAACTCTAACTAGTTTGtccctcaaattaaaaaataacagtggATTCTCTGTCCTTCAGATTTTAAGACAGCAATGCTAATAACATGGtatcaaaagaaattatttgaaaagattactATAAAATATTACACCCTACCTGTAATTGGAATCTCCCAGTATGAAAATTTCgagaaataaaaacacactgAGAATGAGATTTAATCTTCCCCGTTGATGGTCTTTGTCTGCATCTCTCATCAATTGCTTTAAATttggaattttgaaatatttctctgaaaaatattttataaacagtaTTATTAAACCTGAATTAgattataaaacaattaaaatcattatttccaatatttataCATAAAGCTTTAAAATCAGAATAAGTACATtatagcatatttatttttaaaagcacaagtCAATTTACATACTCCCTACTCATATGTTATATTTCATTACATCTATTTTATTCATAGAATATAAATTAAGCCACTTATTTTATTCATGAAATGTAAATTAAGCTATGTATGCAGGGCTATATTTTCAGTTTGAATATTAGCCAGGAGTCTTTGATATATTTCTTTCTGGTTGTGAGAAAATTAGTTGACTTTAATGTCAATTAGCCTTTTCATAAAATTATCCTTAATGGCGAAGGAAATTGAAATGCAACTCATTGGTCAATTTTGGTATTTAATCATATTTCTGGCAAAAAGTAAGAGGggctggtgcggtggcttacgcctgtaatcctagcactttgagaggtcaaggcgggcagatcacttgaggtcaggagttcaagaccagcttggccaacatggtgaaaccctgtctctactaaaaacacacacaaaaaaattagctgggcatggtagcacatgcctgtaatcccagctactagggtggctgaggcaggaaagttgcttgaactcaggaggtagaggttgcagtgagcctagattgcaccactgcactccagcctgggtgacagagtgagaccctgtctcaaaaataaataagaggaagAAAACTGAATTGACTCACAATGGAAGAGTACCGTAATCTTTTCTTATCCATGCAACCACAAGTAAGTGAGAgagatttaaagaaaagaaagcagcaaGTAAAATCTCAGATGATCAAAGACAGTTAAGTATAAGGGAATGTAGTTTCAAACAGTCATTCTCAACTTAAGGATTTAAagaacaatggaatatttttcagtattgaaaagaaagaaatgagctattaaggcatgaaaagacatggaggaaacttaaatgtgtATTACTAAAGCAAAAGAGGTCAATCTTAAaagctacatactatatgattccaactatatgacattctggaaaaggcaaaactatggagacagtaaaaggatCACTGGTTGCtaggagttgggggagggagggatgaatagatggaccataaaggatttttagggcagtgaaaatactctgtgtgatactataatggtggatttTACACATTCATCGAAACCCACAGaatatacaacaccaagagtgaaccctaatgtaagctACAAAATATGGGTGATAGTGATGTGTTAATGTAGATTCATCAATTGTAAACTCctcccaaataataataataatgctcatTGCCATTTCTTCTTTCAGAGGTACTGgaatatttccaaattaattCAAGAGATCATATTATGTTAATGAGGCATTAACAATtaggattcatttattcattgcattcaattctcaacaaatatttattgagtatttactatgtgccaggctttaTGCTGGGTGTTGTATATATAGTGGTAGGAGGAAAAAGAACAGCCCCTTGCCCTCATGGAATGCTCATTGCTTCCATTGAGCTTAAATActagaaaagaagacagacattaaTAACGTAatcacaagaaaatgaaaaattacaagaGTGGAAATTGCTGTCAAGGAAAGCTACCTGGTATTGTGGATGTAACTAAGGGAATTAACGTGGTTAGGTCAGGGAAGCCTTTATTATTAAGGAAGGGATGATTTAACTGGGCATCTGAAGAAACAGCAGTAGTTATTAGGTAGAATGTGGAAGAGGGGACATTTGAAAGTAAGTATATTCTAGACAGAGAGAATATCATATACAAAGACCTACTGGCCAGATTAGGACAATGTAACAGAAACACAGAAAGCAAGAGGGAAAGCGGGAGATGAGATTGGGGAATATGAGTGGGGGTAGACCATGTAAGCCCTTAAAAGTTTTATCTTTAATCCAAAGGCAATGAAAAGTCCTTTAAAATACAGTGAGTGTGGGGTAGAAGGGTAGttcgggctgggtgcagtggttcacacttgtaatcccagcactttgggaggctgaggagagcggatcacctaaggtcaggagttcgagatcaacctggccaacatagcaaaaccctgtctctactaaaaatacaaaaattagctggatgcggtggcatgcatctgtagtcccagctactcaggaggctgtggtaggagaattgcttgaacctgggaggcggaggttgcagcgagccaagatcataccactgcactccagcctggtgacagaccaagactctgtttcaaaaaaaagggTAGGGTGACTTGATCAGATTTGCCCTTGGAGAATATCTGGTAGAAGCGTGGAGAAAAGATTAAATGAGTACGATACTGAAGGTGGAGTCAATTTTAACTTCTTTTGCAGTAGTCTCTGTGGGGGATAATGAGAACTTGGATAGGATGGTGGCAGTGGTAAAGGAGATAATTGAGTAGATATGAGCAATATACGAAGTAAAGTAAATAGAATTTAGTGATAGTTCAAGTTTAGTGGGAGTGGGGAGATTCAGGGATGTCTTTCATTTTTATCACCAGCCCCCTAAATTGCTCCTCCCTTTCATCATCTCCTTGTCTCAGTAAATGACTGAGCTTAACTGAGCTGAGTAAAGTATAAACTACGTATCTGCTTACGGTAAAAAAGTTATGTGTCAGCATTAACTCTGCCATTTTCATCCAATCTGTCAACAAGATCTGCTGACTCTACTGCAAAACCTATCCCAGATCCAACTCCATCTTTTCATCTCCTCTACTTCCATGTTAGTGCAAGACACCGTAAACTCTCACCCTGACTCTGCAGTAGTCTCCTGACTTGTCTCTCTGCTTTCACTCTTGCTCCATTAAAATTCAGGCTTCATAAAgacataaagatatttaaaaaatatctttaaaagtgTAAAtcagaactctcatacattgctggtgagagtgtATATACACTTCTGAAAAGTGTTTGGCCATTTCTAATAAAGCTaatcatatgatccaacaattctagTTTTAGGTATTTACCTAAGAAAAGTGAAAGTACGTGTACTTTATACGTACAAGATTTATACAAGAATGTTTATGGCACCCATTTTCCTAAGAGCTAAAAACAAAATGACCCCAATGTCCATTAACAAAAGAATAGATAAACCAAggtatattcataaaatggaatattactcaataAAACAATGAACTATGGATgcataaatgcaataaaatgaatctaaaaatattattattattttgagacagagtcttgctctgttgcccaggctcaagtgcagtggcacaatctcggctcactgcaacctctgccatctgggttcaagtgattctcctgcctcagcctcccgagtagctgggattacaggcatgaatgaccatgcccgattaatttttgtacttttagtagagaccgggtttcaccgttcactggtctccaactcctgacctcaagagatctgcccgcctcggcctcccaaagtgttgggattacagacgtcagccactgtgcacggcctcaaaaatattatgttgagtgaaaaaaacagacataaaaagtCCATACGATCcaagaacaggcaaaattaatctGTGGTGATAGAAACCTTAATAATTCTTGCCTCTGAGGTAGGAGGTCAGGAGTGATGCCTGGAAAGGAGCATGGGGAACTTTCTAGGGCAGTGAAAAGCTCTATATCTTGATAGAGTGGTGGTTACATAGGTGTATATTTGTTGAAACTGATAGCTGTACATTTCAAATCTATGCAGTTTCTTGTATGTAAACTATACCTCAATTTTAAAcagttattaaaatgtaaatcagcTATAGGATagtctttatttacttatttatttttgagacagagtctcgctgtgtcacctaggctggagtgcagtggtgggatcttggctcactgcaatctctgccttcagggttcaagcaattctcgtgtctcagcctcccaggtagctggggttacaggcgtgcgccaccattcctggctaatttttgtgtttttagtagagacaaagttttgccatgatggccaggctggtctcaaactcttagcctcaagtgattcacctgcctcggcctcccaaagtgctgggattacagacgtgagtcaccgcCCCTCCTAGGATagtctttaaaatggagataatattacTTTTACCTTATGGGGCTAAGTCTGAATGAGATAACATATGAAGCATTTATAACAGTGCCTATGTAGAAAGCAGTCAGTGTTAGCTATTATGATGACGGTGCTATTCCCCTTGTTTAGAAACTGCCAATGGCACAAATAAAATCCAACTCCATGTTCTAGCCTACAAATTCTTAAGTGATCTGGCTCTTACATGTCTCTTCAATTTCATGATTGTTTCCCTTTCTCACTGCAGATTATTCACATTGgccttctttctgtttgttaaacATGTCAAGACCATTCCTTAGGGTCTTTCTATTTGCTCTGCTTTCAGTTTAGACAGCTCTTGCACAAAGTCTTCATATGTCTGGTTCCTTCTAACTCAGATCTTAGATTAAATACAACCTACCTTAGTACACACATATCCTGACTACTTTATTTGTTCATTATCTGTCCCCTGCTAGTGGCATTGCAAATCTATGAAACAGAAACTTTTTAAACTTGTTCACAGTTGTAACCTCAATACCTAGAACAATGGCAAgcacctaataaatatttgttggaagaATGAGTAAGTGAATAATTTCTAGGTTTCTGACTTCTGAATGTAGATGGGTAGTGTGTATTCATTTGCAACAAAGAACACTGAAAGACTGTGTGGGAAGATTATgttacaatttatatattttaaacattagaCAATGCAAACACTGAatttatgcatgtatgtatgtatttttgagatggagtttcactcttttcatccaggctgtagtgcaatggcacaatctcggctcactgcaacctccgcctcctgggttcaagtgattctcctgtcttagcctcccgagcagctgggactacaggtatgtgccactacatctggctaacttTGTTTATCGTtaatagagagagggtttcaccattttggccaggctagtctcaaactcctgaccccaggtgatccgcccgccttggactcccaaagtgctggaattacaggtgtgagccaaggcACCCGGCCTGAAATGATTTAATAATTAGAAACAGCAAATTTTACAGTTGAAAGGAATTAAGGTGTCAAAtgatcttttttctgtttctggcaAAAGACTACTTTCAGACCATACCAGGGCATTCTGTCagcttttttcttaaatatctcctaaagaaaaagtttctttccttttctgtaatgTTTTCAATCTCTAAAATTGggagtcaatttttaaaaacgttttcaccttccattacaaTCAAACCTATGTCTTCTAGAAaataaaggccgggtgtggtggctcatgcctgtaatcccagcactttgggaggctgaggcgggcggatcatctgaggtcaggagttcgagaccagcccggccaacatggtgaaaccccgtctctactaaaaatacaaaaagaggcGGGCATCGTGGtgcgaacctgtaatcccagctacccaggaggctgaggcaggagaatcgcttgaacccaggaggtggagtctgcagtgagccaagatcgcaccactgcactccagcctgggcgacagagcaagactctgtctcaaaaaaagaaaaaaaagaaaagaaaagaaagtaggtCTTGTTATCCTTCAAAATTTTAATGCATGAACATTCCTATCACCAGTACTTCTTTTTTCAGGcttcttaaaaaatgtaaagccTTCCGTCCCCAACCAAAGGGTCTATAACCAAATCCCAAACTACACAATCAATACTATCATAGTTATTTAAGCTTACTTCCATTTGAAAAAGtcctttattgaatttttaaaagaaaaaagggttaaagaaatattcaaataatcCTTACCTTCGTTTGCAAATCAGGAACCACAAAGCTGATGCCAAAGCAAAGAAACCAATTCCCAAAGTGACAGCACCAGCAGCCAGAAAATAGGTCAAGTAATTAAAAAAACCTATACAAACAAATTACAAAAGATTATTTCatgcatgtatttttattctcTAGGTAAAACTGAATGATAAACTTCAAATGATATAGCACGTTGTAGTGTTAAGACATTAACCAGGAGATTGGGAGATGGGAATTCTAGTCCCATGCAATTCTAATAAACTCCAAGACCATGGATTAGAGAATTACACAGGGCCTCCTGATGATTATGGCCCAGGGCACGTTTCTTTGACGATGCCAATATTTGAAACCTAGGTTTCGTTTGTGTTTGTACAGCTGCCACCACCTTGTTATCTGTTCATTCTTCCTTCTcagtctagcttttttttttttttttctccagtatCATTCCTGGCAGGCCTCCAACATAAGACTTtttaagattttcattttaagattTGTGTTATCAATCTCTATAAGGAGGCAGATAAGGGTAATAAAGTAACAAATATGAGGAATTTTTAAGATCTTAGAAATCTTTACAAGTTTTATCTAAAAGGTAAAATGAGgatgggcgtggcggctcatgcctgtaatcccaacactttgggagactgaggcggaaggatcttgaagccaggagttggataCCAGCCCGGCCTTAgagtgaaataccatctctacaaaaagtt
This portion of the Pongo abelii isolate AG06213 chromosome 1, NHGRI_mPonAbe1-v2.0_pri, whole genome shotgun sequence genome encodes:
- the C1H1orf185 gene encoding uncharacterized protein C1orf185 homolog isoform X4 gives rise to the protein MGFFNYLTYFLAAGAVTLGIGFFALASALWFLICKRREIFQNSKFKAIDERCRQRPSTGKIKSHSQCVFISRNFHTGRFQLQQLKIILKMNPDLQQKMSFVIPQRPAPQQIAAVLH
- the C1H1orf185 gene encoding uncharacterized protein C1orf185 homolog isoform X3; the protein is MASPKGFFNYLTYFLAAGAVTLGIGFFALASALWFLICKRREIFQNSKFKAIDERCRQRPSTGKIKSHSQCVFISRNFHTGRFQLQQLKIILKMNPDLQQKMSFVIPQRPAPQQIAAVLH